One stretch of Thermanaerosceptrum fracticalcis DNA includes these proteins:
- a CDS encoding TrkH family potassium uptake protein: MENIILNNYSQEKKPQRKGEFLTPSRILVLGFALLILIGALLLTLPVATLNGQGLNFLDALFTATSAVCVTGLVVVDTGTYFTTFGQVVILLLIQVGGLGFMTFATLFAIILGRKITLKERLLLQEALNQVSLEGIVRLAKYVIQISFVIEVLGALILTMRWSTDLGWGKALYFGVFHAISAFNNAGFDLFGNFSSLTRYQGDITTNLTIMFLIITGGIGFAVLSDAYVNRGRKFTLHSRAVLKVSGVLILLGALFIFALEYTNPKTLGSLDPVAKVLASFFQSVTPRTAGFNTVNLPDLRDTTVLVIIVLMFIGASPGSTGGGIKTTTLLAIILSVSSTFKGYCHVTLEERTLPKDIIQKAVAMTFTAMLLVLTVTGLLTITEEADVLTLLFEVTSAFGTVGLSLGITPNLSSLGRLAIIFTMFCGRVGPLTLAFALAQKRALVMNQIKYPEERIIIG, translated from the coding sequence ATGGAAAACATTATTCTAAATAATTACTCTCAAGAAAAGAAACCACAACGAAAAGGGGAATTTCTGACGCCATCGCGTATTTTGGTCCTGGGCTTTGCGTTACTTATTCTCATAGGGGCTCTGCTTTTAACCTTGCCCGTAGCAACGTTGAACGGGCAGGGTTTAAACTTTCTTGACGCTCTCTTTACAGCTACTTCCGCTGTATGTGTAACAGGCCTGGTGGTGGTTGATACAGGAACATATTTCACTACCTTTGGTCAGGTCGTGATACTTCTTTTAATCCAGGTGGGGGGCTTAGGTTTTATGACCTTCGCCACCCTCTTCGCGATTATTTTGGGACGCAAGATTACCCTAAAAGAGCGCCTTCTCCTGCAGGAAGCCTTAAACCAGGTTTCCCTGGAAGGAATAGTTCGCCTGGCTAAATATGTTATCCAGATTTCCTTTGTTATTGAGGTTTTAGGCGCCCTGATTTTGACCATGCGCTGGTCTACAGACCTGGGCTGGGGGAAGGCTTTGTACTTTGGCGTATTTCATGCTATTTCCGCCTTTAATAACGCGGGATTTGACCTCTTTGGCAATTTTTCCAGCCTGACCCGTTACCAGGGCGATATTACCACTAATCTTACCATTATGTTCTTGATTATCACGGGTGGGATCGGCTTTGCTGTTCTTTCGGATGCTTATGTGAACAGGGGACGTAAATTTACCCTGCATTCCCGGGCTGTGCTCAAAGTATCGGGAGTTTTGATTCTTTTAGGTGCTTTGTTCATCTTTGCTTTGGAGTACACCAATCCTAAAACCCTGGGAAGCCTGGATCCGGTTGCTAAAGTACTTGCTTCTTTCTTCCAGTCGGTAACGCCCAGGACTGCCGGCTTTAATACCGTGAACCTTCCCGATTTACGGGATACCACCGTATTAGTTATTATCGTGCTGATGTTCATTGGGGCTTCACCCGGCTCAACGGGTGGCGGCATTAAAACTACTACTCTACTGGCCATCATCCTCTCGGTATCCAGTACTTTCAAAGGATACTGTCACGTTACCCTGGAAGAGCGCACTCTGCCCAAGGATATTATCCAAAAGGCGGTAGCCATGACTTTCACGGCTATGTTATTAGTCTTGACTGTTACCGGGTTACTTACCATTACGGAAGAAGCTGATGTCCTAACCCTCCTCTTTGAAGTCACCTCCGCCTTTGGTACAGTTGGGCTTTCCCTGGGTATTACTCCTAATTTGTCTTCTTTGGGCAGGTTAGCCATTATCTTTACGATGTTCTGCGGACGGGTAGGACCTTTGACCCTGGCCTTTGCTTTGGCTCAGAAAAGAGCCTTGGTCATGAACCAGATTAAATATCCAGAAGAAAGAATCATTATAGGTTAG